The following nucleotide sequence is from Corylus avellana chromosome ca7, CavTom2PMs-1.0.
CAGCCAACATACAGAGCGTTAAAAGTCGGCGCTTCttctttcaattatttaatcTTCCACGAGAAATTCTTAAGCTTATTTTACAGTCCCAATTGACAACTATGCTGCTTCATTAAGCAAATTCTTAGAAATGACACGTAcactactttttcttttcttttttaattatgggttttaattaaataataaagttTTTCACCAAGTTGAATATGAGCAAATTCCTATAATTCTTACCTGTATTTTATCTAAAAGAATTAACAATCGTATgattattacatttatttttaaactaatcatttaattaataaagctGCTTAATTTACCATCCTCAttttaatgattattattattgttttttttagtgatCATCCACAAGTTTATTAATCCAACTAAACCTAgatcttttgaatttattcTATACTCAAATAATAACAGAGACGTGATAAGCTTGTCTACTTGAGCTTCCATCAAGTCTATAATATTACAATATGGTTAGTCATgtcaatttataattttttaaaaaaataaaaaataaaacattaaaagctgtattttttttttttttttttttgaggtgtaAAATTAATTCTGTAAACTTAAAGACAAGTGTAAGATTTAAGGTTGAATAAGTAGTTTGTCTGTCCCTTACTTATCAATCTACTAATGTCGAGGTGAGATCTCATGCAATTGCTATATAACGTAATATTTCTTCTAATAGATATGGTAAAAGATCCATGTGGATACTAATAAGTGGATTTTAATTATTCTAACAAGATTAATTGTCGCATTATCGCTAGAGATACGCGTCGCACTCCGAGTAGATATAGATCCAATATTGGCCCTATCGACACAAGTTGCCAAGTGGATTTCAGTACTCTTATTGCATCCGTACTCTTTTTCTCTTAATTGGTGTTTGCTACTTTTTTGTCCAAATAAATCCCACGTatcacacaatttttttttttttttttttttaatgacacaACCGTAttacaatagaaaaatataataaaatccgatcaaagtgaaataaaagtgtGTGTTGTGTCTTTGAGTCGGctattgttaaaaaagaaaaaaagaaaattaagagttaaatatataatttattaccACGAATTAGATGCGTAGGAGGCAATACAAATCTCGAATATATAGGCATTTGTGTAAATCTAGGAAGACTCTCGTGGGATACTGCTGagatttgaaggaaaaatctCAGGAGATTCTTATAATCTCCAAATTGTATCATAAAATCTGAGTTCCCCATCCCTTTCCATAAATGGCCGTTATTTGTAGCTCCACAGAGTTCCAATATCCCCACCATTGCCATATCTGTAcaattactcaaaattaaaGAATCTTATGTTACGAAATTTTagtcattcattttaaattcaatggcgTATAAAATATCAACTGCTCTTATATAACTGAATACTgaagtttaaataattttatagactattaaatttaaaatgttcttaaaaaaaaaaaaaattaaaatgaagggcTATAATTTTGTAACATGAGAATCTTTAATTTTAAGTGATTGGAGGCCATCTCATTCCCTCTAACAACATGGATCTGgtttacatgttattaaaataacagcatatgTGCTATAAGCAACGGTTAAGATTAAAtctctcaaaatcttttttcattttttttctcttattaaaagcttctcaaagtaagtcaactttgagattcaatcttgaTCGTTACTTacactacagcatacatgctgttattaaaataacagcatgtaagccaaatccaacCTCTACAACTACCCCACAGTTTGCATGTCAAGACAGTCTTACAATCTGCCACGTGGCTTTCTTTTACAGGTGTCATCATCGTAGGAAGAGCAGTCAAACCGGCCTATGAGTTAGATAAATATTCGTCCTCATCTGCTGATTCTATCCTCTACTCCTCGAAAATGGATAACACCAAAGGCAGCTTCTTTGTCagtgatattaatttttttgtttttttgagtaatgttttttttaatgctcATTTATTACACATATTTTatacgcttttttttttttccttttttaaatgatgtaattAAGTAATATCCCTCTTCCTATAAGAAGTCTCATATgagtttttaaataattttgtagtaAAAAGTATATAATCACTCCATCAACTCGTGCATATGAGTAAGACAAGTGTGTCATGGTCAATTGTCTTACTCATACCATTTTTTATCAGACAATTTTCTTTgggatgataattttttataagaagtTGCATGCCATCTAATGGCAGTCATTTTCTTAATTTCACtgttaaaaaagataaatgaagaCCTAAGAAAAATAATCATGAGGCTCAAGCATGAGGGTCAAATATCATGACTTGTAAGAATAAGATCATTTCTTACAAATtagtttgattttaaaaaatttatttttttaagttgaaaaaatattttaaaagtgtcataaaagttaaaataatcttgattattttttgaatattttgtgttttactttatttgtttatattgttgttttaaaaataaaaaataaaagagagaatgagaaagtGTTTCCTCCTCTCATGCAATTCTTACAAATAAACATGCATGCTTGTTTTTCTTGCGAAGGTGCAGGATGAAATTTCTTCACTATTCGAAAAGAAGGGGAATTgaaaagcactttttttttttaatgttgtcagggtattataatttttattacaaatttttttacaaactaaCATAATATGtcataattgatgaaataaataagctaaaattttgatttatcaatttaattaattagtggttgatttttaaatcatttaaacaataaaaaaaataatacaaacttATTTGAtaattcaaaattaataaaataattaagccAAATTTTATgcctaattattttaataattatagacTATGACGTCATATTGTAATGTCAtctcaatttatatatataacaaattaaaaatcgTAATAAAAGATGTAACACTGTAAACATTTTTAAGAATTAATTGAAGCGCAGAGACACGTGGCTTCCAACCATAACCtgctagaataaaaaaaaaaaatgttcagaGTCAAACAACTATATACAACCCCAAcatcaaatcacaaaaaataaggaaaacacAAACACTAAACAAAGGGGAAATACACACCTCAGCAAGCAAGTGCATGAACCCGCCCTCATTCGCTTCACCGTCTGCCGACtcttcccctataaataccactCCAAACTCCCGTTCCTTCCACACTCACTCCTCACTCGCAGTCACACGCAGCGTGAGAGCGAGAGGTATACGCTTTTCAGTGACAGCCAGCGCGAAGAAGAGCAATTCCGCCACTAAAAATGCCTGGCTCAAAAGCTTCCTCTCCGCCTTGCTGTACTCTGATATCCAAGTGCACAGTGTTTCCCGACAAAAAGTCCACAAACGGAGACCTCAAGCTCTCCGTCTCAGACCTCCCCATGCTCTCCGTCCACTATATCCAAAAGGGCGGCCTCTTCACTCGCCCTCCCATGCCCATTGACTCCCTCATCGCTCTCCTCAAGAGCGGTCTCTCACAAACACTTTCCCACTTTCCGCCTCTCGCCGGCCGCTTAAGGACGGACTCCGATGGCTACGTGTACATCACGTGCAACGACGAGGGAGCGGATTTTATCCACGCCACTGCCAGCAATTTGTTCATTCGCGACATTTTGGCTCCGACCCATGTGCCTGACTGTATCAAGGAGTTCTTTGCGCTCGACCGAACAGTGAGCTACGACGGCCATTTCAAGCCCATCTTGACCGTGCAGGTCACAGAGCTCGCCGACGGTGTTTTCATCGGCTGCGCTGTGAACCACGCGGTTACCGACGGCACGTCGTTTTGGAACTTCTTCAACACCTTCGCTGAGAAGTCTCGCGGGGTGAAGAGGATCTCTAAGCAACCGGACTTTACCCGGAGCTCTCCGTTGATTTCGCCGGTGGTGCTGAGATTACCGGAGGGCGGTCCCAAGGTCACCTTCTCCGTAAACGAGCCGTTGAGTGAAAGAATCTTTAGCTTCAGCAGAGAAGCGATTCTAAAGCTGAAAGACAGGACAAACAACCGGAAATGGACCGGTAACGGTCATGTTGACGCCGTCGAGTTGATGGGGAAGCAGAGCAACGACGGTTATCTGAATAACAACACCAACGGAAAAGTAACGGCAATTCTTGAAAGCTGGTTCAAGAATGCCGTTTCGAAACCGGTAAACGACGAAACGGAAtcgaacaaaaacaaaaccgtGGAAATCTCATCGTTTCAGTCCCTTTCCGCGCTTCTCTGGCGCTCGGTGACACGCGCGAGGAAATTGCCGTCCACCAAGACGACGACGTTCAGAATGGCGGTGAATTGTCGCCACAGGCTGGAACCCAAGCTGGATCCGTATTACTTCGGGAACGCGATTCAAAGCATTCCCACTCTTGCGTCAGCTGGTGACGTGTTGTCTCGTGATCTGCGCTGGTGCGCAGAGCAGCTCAATAAAAATGTGCTTGCCCATAACAACGCTACGGTGCGCCGCTTCGTTGAGAATTGGGAGAGCGATCCCAAGTGTTTCCCGCTGGGGAACTTCGACGGTGCATCGATGACCATGGGTAGCTCTCCGAGATTCCCGATGTACGACAATGATTTCGGGTGGGGCCGACCCTTGGCGGTCCGGAGCGGTAGGGCCAACAAATTTGACGGTAAGATCTCGGCCTTCCCAGGGAGAGAAAGCGGCGGAAGCGTAGATCTTGAGGTGGTTTTGGCGGCCGAGACGATGGCGGTACTTGAGGCCGATTCCGAGTTCATGCAATACGTGtctaattaattacaattatCTGTGACGTGTCTAATTGTAAGGGAAAAGAGGCATGATGGATGGGGGTGTTATCAAATGCGTCAAAGCCACCTGGTTGATCGGATTAGGCTTGGGAGgtttttgtttattgatttgTGACATAAAATTAAGCTTCTAATTAATATCTgttattacttttctttttatttacgTCTTCtattttgccatttttttacTCGTACTAACATTGctgtattatattttgatggtAAGAATTCTCAAATTTGGTCGGAAGGGTTGTGAGGTTTACCTGTTCTTAGGTAACACCGAGCCGATAAACTTTACAATTTTAGAGAATTCCAATCCAAGCCACTGAAACCAGGAAAAAAGGTTTGAGATTCCTAGAGTTAATTGTCGGAATTGCAATTTAAGTATTCTCACAAGACCGATAAGAACTACCCAAATTGTGGCTGTTGTCATTATTACTTAATAGATTATGATACTCTAAATGTTGTAGGATAATTATGAGGATATGTGACCCTacaatatggttttttttttttttttcctttctctttatTCTAAAGgagtttttctcttttaaattctAAAGGAGGTTGACAAGGcttatttaatcatttacttGAATATATTTAAAAGGGAAGATCCCATTCAAGGAATTTTTTTCCTGGTACTGTGAGCTGAGCCCATTTATGATTCTGAGCATTTTACAGGTCAAACACATAAACAAACATCAATAGGATAGTATAGGACCAGTGTACCACCTTTGTAAATGCCAAGTTGCCAATTTTGTTATAAAGTTTCGTTTTTGGTAGGGCAGACTATAAAAGTAATTTCGTACTCCTTCCCTTATGGGTTGTTGGATAAACAATAGGTAGGCCAAATGGGCCACATTTATATATTCCAGCCCATTGGCTGTATTATTGGGCACGATGGGCCAAGGAGCCGAATTAAGATGATTTGTTGAGACAGAGTGTCATTTCCGGATTCGGATCCCCTCcaattttgagaaatataaGTTTCTCCAATTTCAAAATCTTGACCGTTCTTTACATCTAAGGGTGCAAAACATGACCGCTGAGTTTACGAGGAACACGTTGTTCAAAGTTTAAAACGAAAGGAAAATgatttcaaaacccaaaaaaaacccatcttctgccgctcccttcttcttcttcctcaggCGAAGCTAAAAAAATCCCAGCTTTACCGACCCAGACGACGGTGAGACAAGCACGTCGTCGAATGGGTTCCCGAAGGAGGCCGTGGTCTatctggagagagagagagagagaaatcagtGTGAAATAAGAGAAAGGAGGAGAATCAGTGTTAAATAAGAGAAAGGAGGagaatcaagaaaaaataaaggtacGCACACGGCACATCTCTTTCCCTCTTGTTCCTCTAAGTTTGGGTGgatttatgaaaattttgggtataatcaaaacccttttttctttcGTGATTTGTCAAAAGATCTCTAATCTTATTTGGCTGCGAAGGAGACTCAGATCTAATCACAGGGAAATGCCAAATTAAAGTTTTGCCCCCTCCGCTCTTTCAGGAAACATCCTTTTCCAATTTTCTTCGATCTTCGATATGTTCGGAGTGATACCAACTTCGGCATGGGATTATGCTGCAATGATTTAATCGCAAACTCTCTGGGTTGCTTTTATATGATCTGGGTAATGATTTATTAGCCAACTATGAACGATTTGAAACTGTGGAAGAGTTGACTACGTTCTTGGTAGGGAGGTTTTTGCATGATTTTAATGGTTATTGGTtgaagttgaatatatatatataagctatgGAACTGCCAAAGAAGATGAGGAGAAGGGGCTTTTTGAAGAACTGGATTGCTTTTGTATGCGTAGTTGTGTCTGTTTGTTGCCTTTTTGTTGTCGTTTCAATGCTTCGGCTTCCTGAAGTGCCAGTTGGGTTGTATCGATCAACAGAGATGGGAGAAGTTTCCGAGAAAGACAAGTTTTTTGGGAGATTTGGGGAGATGATGATTGAGATGTTGCCTCAAGATCTTGCTTTTACTGTCTTTGTTCCTTCCCAGAGAGCTTTTGAGCGTGATTTGAGGCTACGAGAGAATGATAGTCTGGTGGGGGAGAAGATGAATGATACGTATGCAGTAGTTTCTAGGATTTTGGGTTTCTCGGCTGTTCCTCGGACGTTGTCATCAGTTACGGTGCCGTTTGGTAGGGAAATCTCATATGATTCCATCTCTGGGTTTACGTTGTACATTTCGAAGGATGTAGATGGGGTGCTGGTCGTTAACAGAGTCCGATCAGAAAGGGTGGATcttagaaagagagagattgttgTGCATATTATGGATGGAGTCATCATGGATACTGAGTTCGAGCAATCAATTTGAGCTGATTACAGTGAAGAAGAAAGAACGAGTGAAAACCATCCATCAAAGCTCTATTTAAATTGACATCATTTAGAACAAGACATCATTATTATGATACCAAAACATGTATTTTGAGATTAGATTTTTGAGACAAATAGTAATTTAATCAAGTTAAGATTTAATCAGAGACATATTTTGCACATCTTTGGTCCTCATTATCCTGCCAATTGATTATAATTTCAATTGAAGTAGAAGCTTTTGCTATTTTGTTTCTCTCGACAAAGCACCTCTCATTGATGTGGTTCATTTTGTTACGAGTGTATGCTGAAATGCTGTAAACCTTCAAAATGAAAATCGGCTGCTATTTTCTGTCAAATACATATTGTATTTTTTGTCCTGTGCTCTAGTCCAACAAAGCCCATCCTCGATGCAAGCTTTTGATTATAGCAACCCACCATCCTATATATGGAAAATCTCCCTAGTCAAATTATGGTCTTGTAGTACCATTTTATTTTGGATTGGGATCCCCATGCTATTTTCTGTCCCAGGAAAAGTCTATGAGATAAGATAACAAGGGGCCGTAAGTGGGACCTATTGCTCGGGTGGGCCTCCTATTCAGCTCCATCAAGAGCCAAGGAAACTGAGGTTCATCCAAACTCGTTTTGCTTTTTCTGCATATTAAGGGCATGAATCAACAATCTATAAACAAAGCAATAAAAATGATAATAGTTGAAttggaattccaattcattaggaTTAAATTGTTCAGATTTGATTAGATTAATAGttgagttaaaataggatttcaattatttaagattaggtttatttgaatatttaataTGTAATCTAGTTATCAACTGTAGTTTATTAATAGACCATTTTATTAATGAAGAAATCAGAGAATGAATTAACCGTATATATTTGTGGTATTCTGGTGTTCTTGTGCCCTAAGTGAAGAATTGTGATCTCTCCTACCCGAACCCGAAATGAGTTCTCAAATCCCATCTCACGTCACTAGAGTTCACTCAGTACTAATCTGCATGCAAGACATTCTATGCAATTCAAATAATTGTGTTAATAGTTAATCAATATACACGTCTCTCTTACGTAAATCTACACAAAACAAAGATCATTAAAATTCATCTGTGTTAATATGGATTTTCAGCATACTCTCACGGGAGCATACATGCGCTTAAGGGCACCCaaggaagaaaagaacaaaactgTAGTTACAATGCACAGAGCTTGATGAATGTGACTCCAGAAAAGAGACGTTCAAGTGCGATGAAGAATACCAACCTACCAAGTCCAAAGCAAATCTTTGTCTTCTTTAGAAAGGTGTCCTTAAATTTTTCTCAATTATGGATGTGCAACTCTTGTAAAATTAAATAACTCCTTGACTTTTCTCCATATTATCTTTCATGAAGCCAGTGAATAAGAGTCTTTGATGATGGCAGTGTTTATCATCCTTGGTTATGATGCATTGAAGAGTTCAACCCCACCAGCAATGGAGTCAGTACccaaaacaatttgaaaatgaagaaaattgtgaAGTTAATCTAGTTTGCTTCGATAGAAGTATCCCAGCAGAAACTGTATCTCCATCCACTCTTGTGATTACCTTAACCGTGACAATCTTTTCCGCTTCCGATTCTTCTTCCGTACAGCAGCAATCTTCATACCCTTGGAACTAGATGGAAGAGGCAACGTGGACGATGGCTTGCCAACATAGGTTCTGCCTTTCTTCGAAACCCATTTCAAAGGCAGATTATTTACCACAGTGCCAATATCACTAGAACTTGTCAGTTCAACAAGTTTCTGAATTTGATCAAGCATGTGGTGAGTCCAGGCCATCGACAGATCTAGTGAAACTGAATCATCCATTGGTTTTTTCCATAGGTTCATCAGTATCTCTTTATATGATTGATAAGACATTGAAGGTTGATAACTTTTATGGTTTTCGCATATCATATTGACCTTGATTACATGCTTGCACAGGTTTCCTTGCATTGACCATGCACAATCACAGAATGCAAATTCAGATCCAGGATTCCACACTAGACGTGCAAGGTTGCCGTCTCTTTGGCTTAAAACCTTGGCAAAGAGGTGGTCCTGATCATCCAAGGTAACTGCAGAATCAGGAATCTGTAGTGCCCTGTACCATGATGTAGAAGCAATATATTCTTCCttcacattttgaaaagaaccACTTTCATCTGCATAGCGGTCAAGCCAGTAGCT
It contains:
- the LOC132186665 gene encoding uncharacterized acetyltransferase At3g50280; the protein is MPGSKASSPPCCTLISKCTVFPDKKSTNGDLKLSVSDLPMLSVHYIQKGGLFTRPPMPIDSLIALLKSGLSQTLSHFPPLAGRLRTDSDGYVYITCNDEGADFIHATASNLFIRDILAPTHVPDCIKEFFALDRTVSYDGHFKPILTVQVTELADGVFIGCAVNHAVTDGTSFWNFFNTFAEKSRGVKRISKQPDFTRSSPLISPVVLRLPEGGPKVTFSVNEPLSERIFSFSREAILKLKDRTNNRKWTGNGHVDAVELMGKQSNDGYLNNNTNGKVTAILESWFKNAVSKPVNDETESNKNKTVEISSFQSLSALLWRSVTRARKLPSTKTTTFRMAVNCRHRLEPKLDPYYFGNAIQSIPTLASAGDVLSRDLRWCAEQLNKNVLAHNNATVRRFVENWESDPKCFPLGNFDGASMTMGSSPRFPMYDNDFGWGRPLAVRSGRANKFDGKISAFPGRESGGSVDLEVVLAAETMAVLEADSEFMQYVSN
- the LOC132187630 gene encoding uncharacterized protein LOC132187630, producing the protein MELPKKMRRRGFLKNWIAFVCVVVSVCCLFVVVSMLRLPEVPVGLYRSTEMGEVSEKDKFFGRFGEMMIEMLPQDLAFTVFVPSQRAFERDLRLRENDSLVGEKMNDTYAVVSRILGFSAVPRTLSSVTVPFGREISYDSISGFTLYISKDVDGVLVVNRVRSERVDLRKREIVVHIMDGVIMDTEFEQSI